The Parvibaculaceae bacterium PLY_AMNH_Bact1 genome window below encodes:
- a CDS encoding MFS transporter (Derived by automated computational analysis using gene prediction method: Protein Homology.), with amino-acid sequence MSGSSPLRNPTFRRLFAAQSLALIGMGLTTVALALLVYELDPARAGLVLGTALGLKMVVKMIVAPIAGAYANRFSRRALLASIDLFRAGLIALYPLIDASWQVYALVSIIAVAEGAFNPIFQATIPDVLTDEGQYTKALSYNRIAFELENIASPLLAAFFLGFAAFELLFELNAIAFLVSALLLFLGRIPQPQSGAATEEPRPFEKVTRGLRLYFASRELTGVFTLYFAIATGSATAIVATVLYVKDGLGLADAQVAYAMAGFGAGSILAALVLPKLLDMLTDLNAMLLGGLTIALALVIAGATPAFEGFVSIWALLGFGTALSMTPVGRVITRAADSAHRAELFAAQYALSHSSWLVLYPLVGFLMGAFAFTSAFATLALLAVAATAVTYFIWRG; translated from the coding sequence ATGTCCGGCTCTTCACCCTTAAGAAATCCCACTTTTCGGCGGCTTTTCGCTGCTCAGTCTCTCGCACTCATTGGTATGGGGCTCACGACGGTTGCGCTTGCACTTTTGGTTTATGAGCTGGACCCGGCTCGGGCTGGTCTTGTGCTGGGGACGGCGCTTGGCCTTAAAATGGTGGTGAAGATGATTGTGGCGCCCATCGCGGGTGCCTATGCCAACCGGTTTTCCCGCAGAGCACTGCTCGCCTCCATCGACCTCTTTCGTGCGGGGCTCATCGCGCTTTATCCGTTGATTGATGCTTCCTGGCAGGTCTATGCGCTTGTTTCGATCATCGCGGTGGCTGAGGGAGCTTTCAACCCGATCTTTCAGGCGACAATCCCCGATGTTCTGACCGACGAAGGGCAGTACACGAAAGCTCTTTCCTACAATCGGATCGCGTTTGAGCTGGAAAATATTGCCAGTCCCTTGTTGGCGGCATTCTTCTTGGGCTTTGCGGCGTTTGAGCTGCTGTTTGAGCTGAATGCGATCGCGTTCCTTGTCTCTGCGCTGCTGTTGTTCTTGGGCCGCATCCCGCAGCCTCAGTCTGGCGCTGCCACAGAGGAGCCCAGACCGTTTGAGAAAGTCACCCGCGGCCTGCGTCTCTATTTCGCCAGCAGGGAACTCACCGGCGTCTTCACGCTCTACTTTGCGATTGCGACTGGAAGCGCCACGGCGATCGTAGCGACGGTTCTCTATGTGAAAGATGGGCTCGGGCTCGCAGACGCTCAGGTTGCCTATGCGATGGCGGGCTTTGGTGCGGGGTCTATTCTTGCGGCATTGGTGCTTCCCAAACTGCTCGACATGCTCACCGACCTCAACGCCATGCTGCTCGGGGGACTTACCATTGCGCTTGCTTTAGTGATCGCTGGCGCGACGCCTGCCTTTGAAGGGTTTGTCTCTATTTGGGCATTGCTTGGATTTGGCACGGCGCTTTCCATGACGCCGGTGGGCCGTGTCATTACACGTGCTGCTGACAGTGCCCATAGAGCCGAACTCTTTGCAGCGCAATATGCGCTCTCGCACAGTTCTTGGTTGGTGCTTTATCCACTGGTCGGGTTTCTGATGGGTGCCTTTGCCTTTACCAGTGCATTTGCAACTCTCGCCCTCCTGGCGGTGGCTGCGACGGCGGTCACCTACTTCATTTGGCGCGGGTAA